A genomic segment from Polyangium mundeleinium encodes:
- a CDS encoding monooxygenase, whose amino-acid sequence MRTSQHAITSVVALVGFIGCSGAEDSNGTGQTSAAEPTYYKDIAPLVNAECAACHQPGGIGKFSLANAAVAAKMAPAMAAATEARTMPPMPVDNDGSCNTFENARWLSDEQIALFQRWAKAGAPLGDPADAPPPTEGDGPELFGELVEFDLGVDYTPHPSGAEPDDYRCFVVDPGVGAEAFITGYDIQPGDARIVHHVLLFMLQDDQAEADALALDANDEGAGYSCFGGAGVDASIVGIWAPGSGATVFPAGTGLRYAAGRKLIIQMHYNVPATGGPFTDRSKMKFQLSKDPGLQPAFFLPTGTADISLPPGQAHTEANGDMPLSVLAQQWLPEFKGIRSWGVLPHMHTAGRTLRSAAKTQGTEQCLVDVDRWNFHWQNLWWNETPLDLGADSTISTTCAYDTRGRTGMTTFGEGTGDEMCVNILYATPL is encoded by the coding sequence ATGAGGACTTCCCAGCATGCAATCACTTCGGTGGTCGCTCTCGTCGGCTTCATCGGCTGCAGCGGCGCAGAGGATTCGAACGGTACTGGACAGACGAGCGCCGCGGAGCCCACGTACTACAAGGACATCGCGCCCCTCGTGAACGCGGAGTGCGCCGCCTGCCATCAGCCGGGCGGCATTGGGAAGTTCTCCCTCGCCAACGCCGCGGTCGCGGCGAAGATGGCCCCCGCGATGGCGGCGGCGACCGAGGCGCGCACGATGCCGCCCATGCCGGTCGACAACGACGGCTCCTGCAATACGTTCGAAAATGCCCGGTGGCTGAGCGACGAGCAGATCGCGCTGTTCCAGAGGTGGGCCAAGGCCGGCGCGCCGCTCGGCGACCCCGCGGACGCGCCCCCGCCGACCGAGGGGGACGGGCCCGAGCTTTTCGGGGAGCTCGTCGAGTTCGACCTGGGCGTCGATTACACACCTCATCCGAGCGGGGCCGAGCCGGACGACTACCGTTGCTTCGTCGTCGATCCCGGCGTCGGCGCGGAAGCGTTCATCACGGGCTACGACATCCAGCCGGGCGACGCGCGCATCGTGCATCACGTGCTCCTCTTCATGCTGCAGGACGACCAGGCCGAGGCCGATGCGCTCGCCCTGGATGCGAACGACGAGGGGGCGGGATACAGTTGTTTCGGGGGCGCCGGGGTCGATGCGTCGATCGTCGGCATCTGGGCTCCCGGCAGCGGCGCGACGGTTTTCCCCGCAGGCACGGGGCTCCGCTATGCAGCGGGTCGCAAGCTGATCATCCAGATGCACTACAACGTGCCGGCGACCGGGGGCCCGTTCACCGACCGCTCCAAGATGAAGTTCCAGCTCAGCAAGGACCCCGGGCTGCAACCGGCATTCTTTCTGCCGACGGGCACGGCCGATATCTCGTTGCCGCCCGGCCAGGCACACACCGAGGCCAATGGCGACATGCCGCTGTCGGTCCTCGCCCAGCAATGGCTCCCCGAATTCAAGGGTATCCGCTCCTGGGGCGTGCTGCCCCACATGCACACGGCTGGCCGCACATTGCGCAGCGCGGCGAAGACACAAGGCACCGAGCAATGCCTCGTCGACGTCGATCGATGGAACTTCCACTGGCAGAACCTGTGGTGGAACGAGACGCCGCTCGATCTCGGCGCCGACAGCACCATCAGCACCACGTGCGCCTACGACACGCGCGGACGCACGGGCATGACGACGTTCGGTGAAGGGACGGGCGACGAGATGTGCGTCAATATCCTGTACGCGACGCCGCTCTGA
- a CDS encoding DUF6968 family protein, with translation MTATPPIALDPIAERELEYRDTLDAPVRKAVIRIGRPRHVPPPPGEEDVTADYWVCPYEITIEEGNVRSSHAYGADSIQALQLAISKIGVELRHLFPGHFTMDGNSEIGFPVTDDGVT, from the coding sequence ATGACAGCGACGCCCCCCATCGCTCTCGATCCCATCGCGGAACGCGAACTCGAGTATCGGGACACGCTCGACGCTCCTGTGCGAAAGGCTGTCATCAGGATCGGGAGGCCTCGACACGTGCCACCACCTCCAGGGGAGGAAGACGTGACGGCTGACTACTGGGTTTGCCCCTACGAGATAACGATCGAGGAGGGAAATGTCCGCTCATCGCACGCCTACGGCGCAGATTCGATCCAGGCATTACAGCTTGCCATTTCCAAGATCGGAGTGGAATTGCGGCATCTTTTTCCCGGACATTTCACGATGGACGGCAACTCCGAAATAGGCTTTCCGGTGACCGACGATGGCGTGACGTAG
- a CDS encoding AraC family transcriptional regulator has translation MRKTVIVSLIAPFVRHALRTGWSDEALTDLCVRHGIHRAAFDDLTARVPQAGASAVLGEICAQCGDENLGIHLAREADPSWMSIPGILGMNLASVREAFELGSYYGRRLNPTAPGVGIHKSDDGLLHIIHSRDPHEASWPRQFVEADVATVLVLVRRFTGVDIKAVCVSFPHAAPADVGPHVALFGTTDIRFEAPFAGLALPASILDIRHQNADPGLAAYLRHHADALIEKIGGDDIGHAVRQSLRAELERGAQASLGGAARTLKMTSRTLQRRLADAGVRFGALLEQVRCEMAIDLLQRPCADFQDIAERVGFSDARSLRRALKRRTGRTPSALRRHDDRSA, from the coding sequence GTGAGGAAGACCGTTATCGTGAGCCTGATCGCGCCCTTCGTGCGCCACGCTTTGCGCACCGGGTGGTCCGACGAGGCGCTCACGGACCTGTGTGTGCGCCATGGCATCCACCGCGCCGCGTTCGACGATCTCACGGCCCGCGTCCCGCAGGCCGGGGCGAGCGCGGTGCTCGGCGAGATCTGCGCGCAGTGCGGCGACGAAAACCTCGGCATTCACCTCGCTCGCGAGGCCGACCCGAGCTGGATGAGCATCCCGGGCATCCTCGGCATGAACCTCGCAAGCGTGCGCGAGGCTTTCGAGCTCGGTAGCTATTATGGTCGCCGTTTGAACCCCACCGCGCCGGGGGTTGGCATTCACAAGAGCGATGACGGCCTGCTTCACATCATCCACAGCCGCGATCCGCACGAGGCATCCTGGCCACGCCAGTTCGTGGAGGCCGACGTCGCCACCGTGCTCGTGCTCGTGCGCCGCTTCACGGGTGTGGACATCAAGGCCGTTTGCGTGAGCTTCCCCCACGCAGCGCCCGCCGACGTCGGCCCGCACGTGGCGCTCTTCGGGACGACCGACATTCGTTTCGAGGCGCCGTTCGCAGGGCTCGCGCTACCAGCGTCCATTCTCGATATCCGCCACCAGAATGCCGATCCCGGCCTCGCCGCATACCTGCGCCACCATGCCGATGCGCTGATCGAAAAGATCGGCGGTGACGATATCGGCCATGCCGTCCGCCAGAGCCTGCGCGCGGAGCTCGAGCGCGGCGCGCAGGCGTCGCTCGGCGGTGCGGCACGAACCCTCAAGATGACGAGCCGCACGTTGCAACGGCGCCTGGCCGATGCGGGCGTTCGGTTCGGCGCGCTGCTCGAGCAAGTCCGTTGCGAGATGGCCATCGATCTCCTCCAGCGGCCATGCGCCGACTTCCAGGACATCGCCGAGCGCGTCGGCTTTTCGGACGCGCGCTCGCTCCGCCGCGCATTGAAGCGGCGAACCGGACGGACCCCCTCGGCGCTGCGGCGGCACGACGACCGCAGCGCCTGA
- a CDS encoding aldo/keto reductase — MNDWLHATPSALRGKRAFRLGLAANYGIDEDGVRAALDRGVNVFLWTSGNKGMRAPVKAAMGARRDEVSVIGFAKIGWFGWGVRSGAEKLLRELGTDHLDVYLLGWLGTGSAWTEATQKELLHLRESGKVRAIGVSIHDRPRAGTLAADSPLDLLMLRYNAAHPGAERDVFPHVKDHAPSVLAYTATAWRKLLKRPKGWDGPVMSAGDCYRFQLSSPHVDMALTGPKNRAELEDNLAALEKGPLTEDEVKWMRAFGRTVHG, encoded by the coding sequence ATGAACGACTGGTTGCATGCGACCCCCTCGGCGCTGCGCGGCAAGCGCGCGTTTCGGCTTGGCCTCGCGGCGAACTACGGCATCGACGAGGACGGCGTCCGCGCTGCGCTCGATCGGGGCGTGAACGTCTTCTTGTGGACCTCGGGGAACAAGGGGATGCGCGCGCCCGTGAAGGCGGCGATGGGCGCGCGGCGCGACGAGGTGTCGGTGATTGGCTTCGCGAAGATCGGCTGGTTCGGCTGGGGCGTGCGCTCGGGCGCTGAAAAACTCCTGCGCGAGCTCGGCACCGATCACCTCGACGTGTACCTGCTCGGCTGGCTCGGCACGGGCTCGGCGTGGACGGAGGCGACGCAAAAGGAGCTCCTCCACCTGCGCGAGAGCGGCAAGGTCCGCGCGATCGGCGTGAGCATCCACGACCGCCCGCGCGCAGGGACGCTCGCCGCGGACTCGCCGCTCGACCTTTTGATGCTGCGTTACAACGCGGCGCACCCGGGCGCCGAGCGCGACGTGTTTCCGCACGTAAAAGACCATGCGCCCTCGGTGCTCGCGTACACGGCGACGGCGTGGCGCAAGCTCCTCAAGCGCCCGAAGGGCTGGGACGGGCCTGTCATGAGCGCGGGCGACTGTTATCGATTCCAGCTCTCGAGCCCGCACGTGGACATGGCGCTCACGGGGCCGAAGAACCGGGCCGAGCTCGAGGACAACCTCGCGGCGCTCGAAAAAGGCCCGCTCACCGAGGACGAGGTGAAGTGGATGCGGGCGTTCGGGCGGACGGTGCACGGGTAG
- a CDS encoding LysR family transcriptional regulator yields MTTAEPGWELYRSFLGVVKEGSLSGAARSLGLTQPTVGRHIEALEQALGLALFTRSQHGLAPTEAALALQPYAETLAATVAALLRVASSQGDGVRGTVRITASEVVGVEVLPPILAALREEHPGLRIELTLANRLEDLLKREADIAVRMVRPSQDVLVARRVGDIELGLHAHEDYLTRHGTPRSWNELMNGHALIGFDRETAFLRSLREQLGPLRRDTFGLRADSDLAQLAAIRAGCGIGICQVGLARRDARLVRVLPKAFSMPLDTWVAMHMDLRDSPRCRVAFEAVAAGLKRYIEA; encoded by the coding sequence TCGGGCTCACGCAGCCGACCGTGGGCCGGCACATCGAGGCGCTGGAGCAGGCGCTCGGCCTCGCCTTGTTCACGCGCTCGCAGCACGGCCTCGCGCCCACGGAGGCAGCGCTCGCGTTACAACCCTACGCCGAGACGCTGGCCGCGACCGTGGCGGCCTTGCTGCGCGTGGCGTCGAGCCAGGGCGACGGGGTGCGCGGCACGGTGCGCATCACGGCCAGCGAGGTGGTCGGCGTCGAGGTGCTGCCGCCCATCCTGGCCGCGCTGCGGGAAGAACACCCCGGGCTGCGCATCGAGCTCACGCTGGCGAACCGCCTCGAAGACCTGCTGAAGCGTGAGGCCGACATCGCCGTGCGCATGGTGCGCCCGAGCCAGGACGTGCTGGTCGCGCGCCGCGTGGGGGACATCGAGCTCGGCCTGCACGCGCACGAGGACTACCTCACCCGCCACGGCACGCCGCGGAGCTGGAACGAGCTGATGAACGGCCACGCGCTCATCGGATTCGACCGCGAAACAGCGTTCCTCCGCAGCTTGCGCGAACAACTCGGCCCCCTGCGCCGCGACACCTTCGGCCTCCGGGCCGACAGCGACCTTGCCCAGCTCGCCGCGATCCGCGCCGGCTGTGGCATCGGCATCTGCCAGGTCGGGCTCGCCCGGCGCGACGCGCGCCTCGTCCGCGTGCTGCCCAAGGCCTTTTCGATGCCGCTCGACACCTGGGTGGCCATGCACATGGACCTGCGGGACAGCCCGCGTTGCCGTGTCGCCTTCGAGGCCGTGGCAGCAGGGCTGAAACGCTACATCGAGGCGTGA
- a CDS encoding SDR family NAD(P)-dependent oxidoreductase produces MSSHPITVITGATSGLGQRAAIALARRGAHLVLTARDRARADATRVLLATTAPGARVDFIFGNLALMQDVRRMGAQIADTYGRVDILINNAGIHAFQQRITAEGFPEMVAVNYLSPWLFTQSLGACLLAAGSARVVNVASEASRRHGALRIPNDLTDTTPFTARESSLRYGTTKLFDIMFTGELSRRLSGTGVTTNALDPGFNVTGLGRELSFAAGLERVLRWLRIGDPERGAGIIVRLATDPAFGAVSGGYFSVKGARPLTPAAPGADPALQAELWDATAQLLAR; encoded by the coding sequence ATGTCCAGCCACCCGATCACCGTCATCACCGGCGCCACGAGCGGCCTGGGCCAGCGCGCGGCCATCGCGCTGGCACGGCGCGGCGCACACCTCGTCCTCACCGCGCGTGATCGCGCCCGGGCCGACGCGACGCGGGTGCTGCTCGCCACCACCGCGCCGGGCGCGCGCGTCGACTTCATCTTCGGCAACCTTGCGCTCATGCAGGACGTGCGCCGGATGGGGGCGCAGATCGCGGACACCTATGGCCGTGTGGATATACTGATCAACAACGCCGGCATCCACGCCTTCCAGCAGCGCATCACCGCCGAGGGCTTCCCAGAAATGGTGGCGGTGAACTACCTTTCGCCCTGGCTGTTCACCCAGAGCCTGGGGGCGTGCCTTTTGGCGGCGGGCTCGGCGCGGGTGGTGAATGTCGCCTCGGAGGCGTCGCGCCGCCACGGGGCGCTCCGGATCCCCAACGACCTGACCGACACGACGCCCTTCACGGCGCGGGAGTCGTCGCTGCGCTACGGCACGACCAAGCTCTTCGACATCATGTTCACCGGGGAGCTTTCCCGCCGGCTTTCGGGCACCGGCGTCACCACCAACGCCCTCGACCCCGGCTTCAACGTGACCGGCCTGGGCCGTGAGCTCAGCTTCGCGGCCGGCCTGGAGCGGGTGCTGCGCTGGCTACGGATCGGCGACCCGGAGCGCGGGGCGGGGATCATCGTGCGCCTTGCCACCGACCCGGCGTTCGGCGCGGTGAGCGGGGGCTACTTCTCGGTGAAGGGCGCGCGGCCGCTGACGCCCGCGGCCCCCGGCGCCGACCCGGCGCTGCAGGCCGAGCTCTGGGATGCTACCGCGCAGCTCTTGGCTCGCTGA